A single region of the Sorghum bicolor cultivar BTx623 chromosome 7, Sorghum_bicolor_NCBIv3, whole genome shotgun sequence genome encodes:
- the LOC8067013 gene encoding uncharacterized protein LOC8067013: protein MAPATPDPTPPPPTSPWVILGSIPRVVELEGGADVSLALAAPPRVSRLAVSPRVFPARPTPRNFPFVLAADPSGLLLLSAILDAPLTRVHVDRPGEQSVRLSYSDPRYFVLDAATGSALRLPDPDPKLPIQHQALVGVLACPSGAGRYVVAELLPFMGTDKGDLRCFDSDVGEWVNKRVRYPLPARVFAPLRTLAHHGRLWWADYSWGVLTADPFADDPVLGFVPLPRPCVLKSREAWGVLDQLRYVGVSAGSLRFVDTYRRGGAPNKVTVWTLRDPDATEWTLEHQATFADIWADDTYSATGLPKKAPVLALIHPHNPAVVYFFLEEEEHLFAVDVPARKVVDCERYHLVAPPREYGIANRFVRDWELPRAVSSGPGNWSSDIGLTEPTEAAPPSRPIPGGYHLVGNTKQTFIG from the exons ATGGCGCCCGCCACGCCCGACCCCACCCCACCCCCGCCGACGTCGCCGTGGGTCATCCTCGGCAGCATCCCGCGCGTCGTCGAGCTCGAGGGCGGCGCCGACGTGTCGCTGGCGCTGGCCGCGCCCCCGCGCGTGTCGCGCCTGGCCGTCTCCCCGCGCGTCTTCCCGGCCCGCCCCACGCCGCGGAACTTCCCGTTCGTGCTCGCCGCCGACCCCTCGGGCCTGCTCCTCCTCTCCGCGATCCTCGACGCCCCGCTCACCCGCGTCCACGTCGACCGCCCGGGCGAGCAGTCCGTCCGCTTAAGCTACTCCGACCCTCGCTACTTCGTCCTCGACGCCGCCACGGGCTCCGCGCTCCGCCTCCCGGACCCGGACCCCAAGTTGCCCATCCAGCACCAGGCGCTCGTCGGCGTCCTCGCCTGCCCCAGCGGCGCCGGCCGCTACGTCGTCGCCGAGCTCCTGCCCTTCATGGGCACTGACAAGGGCGACCTCCGCTGCTTCGACTCCGACGTCGGCGAGTGGGTCAACAAGCGCGTGCGCTACCCGCTCCCAGCGCGCGTGTTCGCGCCGCTCCGCACGCTCGCCCACCACGGCAGGCTCTGGTGGGCCGACTACTCCTGGGGCGTCCTCACCGCCGACCCCTTCGCCGACGACCCCGTGCTCGGCTTCGTCCCGCTGCCCCGCCCCTGCGTGCTCAAGAGCAGGGAGGCCtggggggtgctcgaccagctccGCTACGTCGGGGTCAGCGCCGGCAGCCTGCGCTTCGTCGACACCTACCGCCGGGGAGGCGCCCCCAACAAGGTCACCGTCTGGACGCTGCGCGACCCGGACGCCACGGAGTGGACGCTGGAGCACCAGGCCACCTTCGCCGACATCTGGGCCGACGACACCTACAGCGCCACTGGCCTCCCCAAGAAGGCCCCCGTGCTCGCGCTCATCCACCCCCACAACCCCGCAGTCGTCTACTTCttcctggaggaggaggagcacctCTTCGCCGTCGACGTGCCCGCCCGCAAAGTGGTCGACTGCGAGCGCTACCACCTGGTGGCGCCTCCCCGCGAGTACGGCATTGCCAACCGATTCGTCCGCGATTGGGAGCTGCCGCGAGCGGTCTCATCAG GGCCAGGCAATTGGTCGAGTGACATTGGCTTGACTGAACCAACTGAAGCAGCACCACCGTCCCGGCCAATCCCTGGCGGTTACCACTTGGTTGGCAACACCAAGCAGACGTTCATAGGATGA
- the LOC8055216 gene encoding uncharacterized protein LOC8055216 — MGFHLHRLASAAAACRRGSAKTFALAPAPTKTLLFPARRQSITTAADPATPPPTSPWVILGSIPRVAEIEGAADVSLALTAPPRVSRLSISPRVFPDRPTPQSFPFVLATDPSGLLLLSAILDAPLTRVDVDRPDATRRSMYWRDDDPRYFVLDAATGSALRLPDPASQEPVEHQALLGLLACPGGAGRYVVSELLPLIGSDTVKPYTATLRCYYFDVGEWVQKSVRYPLPPRPLAPLRTLALHGRLWWADYSWGVITADPFADYPVLSFVPLPRPCVLQSREAWGVLDQLRYVGISAGSLRFVDTYRREGAPNKVTVWTLPHPYATEWMLEHEATFADIWADDTYKATGLPKKIPVLALIHPHNPAVVYFFLEDYLFAVDVPARKVVECDRYHLVAPPRDYEIANRFVRAWELPRAVSSGLVNWSSDIGSSEPTKALPSTKMPGDYHLVGNMRMKFIG; from the exons ATGGGATTCCACCTGCACCGGCTTGCTTCCGCTGCGGCGGCCTGCAGGCGAGGCAGCGCCAAAACCTTCGCGCTCGCGCCGGCGCCAACCAAGACGCTCCTTTTCCCCGCTCGCCGCCAAAGCATCACCACCGCGGCCGACCCCGCCACGCCCCCGCCGACGTCGCCGTGGGTTATCCTCGGCAGCATCCCGCGCGTCGCCGAGATCGAGGGCGCCGCCGACGTGTCGCTGGCGCTGACGGCGCCCCCGCGCGTGTCGCGCCTGTCCATCTCCCCGCGCGTCTTCCCGGACCGCCCCACGCCACAGAGCTTCCCGTTCGTGCTCGCCACGGACCCCTCGGGCCTGCTCCTCCTCTCCGCGATCCTCGACGCGCCGCTCACCCGCGTCGACGTCGACCGCCCGGACGCCACGCGGCGGTCCATGTATTGGCGCGACGACGACCCGCGCTACTTCGTCCTCGACGCCGCCACGGGCTCCGCGCTCCGCCTCCCGGACCCGGCCTCGCAGGAGCCCGTCGAGCACCAGGCGCTCCTCGGCCTGCTCGCCTGCCCCGGCGGCGCCGGCCGCTACGTGGTTTCCGAGCTCCTGCCGCTCATCGGCAGCGACACGGT AAAACCCTACACCGCCACCCTCCGCTGCTACTACTTCGACGTCGGCGAGTGGGTCCAGAAGAGCGTGCGTTACCCGCTCCCGCCGCGCCCGCTCGCGCCGCTCCGCACGCTCGCCCTCCACGGCAGGCTCTGGTGGGCCGACTACTCCTGGGGCGTCATCACCGCCGACCCCTTCGCCGACTACCCCGTGCTCAGCTTCGTCCCGCTGCCCCGCCCCTGCGTGCTCCAGAGCAGGGAGGCCtggggggtgctcgaccagctccGCTACGTCGGGATCAGCGCCGGCAGCCTGCGCTTCGTCGACACCTACCGCCGGGAAGGCGCCCCCAACAAGGTCACCGTCTGGACCCTGCCCCACCCGTACGCCACGGAGTGGATGCTGGAGCATGAGGCCACCTTCGCCGACATCTGGGCTGACGACACGTACAAGGCCACTGGCCTCCCCAAGAAGATCCCCGTGCTCGCGCTCATCCACCCCCACAACCCCGCAGTGGTCTACTTCTTCCTCGAGGACTACCTCTTCGCCGTCGACGTGCCCGCCCGCAAGGTCGTGGAGTGCGACCGCTACCACCTGGTGGCACCTCCCCGCGACTACGAGATCGCCAACCGATTCGTCCGCGCGTGGGAGCTGCCTCGTGCAGTCTCCTCAG GACTGGTGAATTGGTCGTCTGACATCGGCTCATCTGAACCAACCAAAGCGTTGCCATCGACGAAAATGCCCGGTGATTACCACTTGGTTGGTAACATGAGGATGAAATTCATTGGATGA